In Eschrichtius robustus isolate mEscRob2 chromosome 11, mEscRob2.pri, whole genome shotgun sequence, the following proteins share a genomic window:
- the CCND1 gene encoding G1/S-specific cyclin-D1, whose product MAHQLLCCEMETIRRAYPDANLLNDRVLRAMLKAEETCAPSVSYFKCVQKEILPSMRKIVATWMLEVCEEQKCEEEVFPLAMNYLDRFLSLEPVKKSRLQLLGATCMFVASKMKETIPLTAEKLCIYTDNSIRPDELLQMELVLVNKLKWNLAATTPHDFIEHFLSKMPVVEENKQIIRKHAQTFVALCATDVKFISNPPSMVAAGSVVAAVQGLHLGSANSFLSYHRLTRFLSKVIRCDPDCLRACQEQIEALLESSLRQAQQQNLDPKAAEEEEEEEEVDLACTPTDVRDVDI is encoded by the exons ATGGCACACCAGCTCCTGTGCTGCGAGATGGAGACCATCCGCCGGGCGTACCCCGATGCCAACCTCCTCAACGACCGGGTGCTGCGGGCCATGCTCAAGGCGGAGGAGACCTGCGCGCCCTCGGTGTCCTACTTCAAGTGTGTGCAGAAGGAGATCCTGCCGTCCATGCGGAAGATCGTAGCCACCTGGATGCTGGAG GTCTGCGAGGAGCAGAAGTGCGAGGAGGAGGTCTTCCCGCTGGCCATGAACTACCTGGACCGCTTCCTGTCGCTGGAGCCCGTGAAAAAGAGCCGCCTGCAGCTGCTGGGGGCCACCTGCATGTTCGTCGCCTCGAAGATGAAGGAGACCATCCCCCTGACGGCCGAGAAGCTGTGCATCTACACTGACAACTCCATCCGGCCCGACGAGCTGCTG CAAATGGAGCTGGTCTTGGTGAACAAACTCAAGTGGAACTTGGCTGCCACGACCCCGCACGACTTCATTGAACACTTCCTCTCCAAAATGCCGGTGGTCGAGGAGAACAAACAGATCATCCGCAAACACGCGCAGACCTTCGTTGCCCTCTGTGCCACAG ATGTGAAGTTCATTTCCAACCCGCCCTCCATGGTGGCTGCCGGGAGCGTGGTGGCCGCAGTGCAAGGCCTGCACCTGGGAAGCGCCAACAGCTTCCTGTCCTATCACCGCCTGACACGGTTCCTCTCCAAGGTGATCCGGTGTGACCCG GACTGCCTCCGCGCCTGCCAGGAGCAGATCGAAGCCCTCCTGGAATCCAGCCTGCGCCAGGCCCAGCAGCAGAACTTGGACCCCAAGGccgcggaggaggaggaggaggaggaggaggtggacctgGCCTGCACGCCCACCGACGTGCGTGACGTGGACATTTGA